The genome window CTACAAGGCTGCCCAGGACAACCCGGCCGTCATGCTTTCCAAGGCCGAGGTCGTGGCTGTCAAGGAAGAGGGCGGCTCCCCGGTTGTGGTGGCCAAGAACACCCTGCTCGGCGACAGCATCGAGATCGCCGCGGACATCGTGGTCCTGCCCACCGCAATGGTGCCGACCACCGCTGCCGACCCGACCATCAACCTGGTCTACCGCCAGGGCCCGGCATTCCCGGACCTGGAACTCTTCGACGGTTTCGCGGACTCCAACTATGTCTGCTTCCCGTACGAAACCCGCCGCACCGGCGTGTACGCCGCAGGCGCGGTTCGCCAGCCCATGGGCCTGGGCCTTGCCCGGGAAGACGCCGCTGGCGCGGCCCTCAAGGCCGTGCAGTGCATCGAATCCGCCAACCACGGCGTTGCAGTGCACCCGCGCTCCGGCGACCTGAGCTTCCCCATCTTCAACTTCACCCGCTGCACCCAGTGCAAACGGTGTACGGAAGAGTGCCCGTTCGGCGCCCTGGATGACGATGAAAAGGGAACTCCGAAGCCGAACCCCACCCGCTGCCGCCGTTGCGGTACCTGCATGGGTGCGTGTCCGGAACGCGTCATCTCCTTCGACAACTACAACATCGGCCAGATCGGCATGACCATCAAGCAGGTCAACGTCCCCGACAAGATCGAGGAAGGCGGCCCGCGCATCATCGTTCTCACCTGCGAAAACGATGCTTACCCGGCTCTGGACATGGCCGCCATGCGTGGCCGTAAGTGGAACCCGTACGTGCGCTTCATTCCGGTGCGCTGCCTCGGTTCCGTCAACGCCATCTGGGTTGCCGACGCCATGAGTAAGGGCGTGGACGGCGTGATGATGCTTGGTTGTAAGTATGGTGATGACTACCAGTGCCACTTCATGAAGGGCTCCGAGCTGTGCAGCCGCCGCAAGGAAAACATTGCGGAATCCCTTGGCCGCCTCGGCGTCGAGCCCGAGCGTGTGGAACAGTACGAACTGTCCATCGACGAGTACGACAAGGTACCCGGACTGATCGAGGACTTCGTTTCCAACATCACCACCAACTTCGGCCCCAACCCCTTCAAGGGCTACTAGGAGGTACGGACCATGTCGAACAACGTCAGGGTACAACCGGACCTGAAATTCGTAAAAGAGTTGCAGGCAGTTGGAGGGGATTCCCTCAAGAAATGCTACCAGTGCGCGACCTGCAGCGTGGTCTGCCCGCTGTCCCCGGCTGACAGCCCCTATCCCCGCAAGGAGATGGTTTGGGCGCAGTGGGGTCTCAAGGACCGCCTGGTCAACGATATTGATATCTGGCTCTGCCACAACTGCGGAACCTGTTCCGACCTGTGCCCCCGCGGCGCAAAGCCGGGCGACCTGCTGGCCGCCCTGCGGAACATGGCCTACCGCCAGATGGCTCCTCTGGGCTTCATCGGTAAACTGATGTCCAACCTCGGCGGGACCCTGATCCTCGCCCTTGTCCCGGCCGTCCTTTACCTCTTCTTGTGGTCCCTGCAGGCAGCCAAGTTCGGCAGCGCCTTCCCGCTGTTCGCCGCTGACGGCGCACACGGCTGGGTGCCCGCCGCGGACGGCGCCGTCATTTACGGCGGCCTGTTCCCGGGCGACTTCTTCATCGACCCCATCTTCGGCGCAGTGTTCGCCTTCATGGCGTTCTGCTTCTTCGCTGGCGTGAAGAAGCTGCTGGCGGGTCTGAAGAGCTCCCCGGCAGTGTACGACCTCACCGGCGCCGAGAAGCCCGGCTTCCTGGCCGCCTTCATCGACACCCTCAAGAACGAGGTCCTGCAGCACACCCAGTTCAACGACTGCGGTGAAGACGCTGCCGACGCCAAGCGTTCCTTCGGCCACAAGATGCTCATGTACGCGTTCATCATCCTGATGTTC of Salidesulfovibrio onnuriiensis contains these proteins:
- the qmoC gene encoding quinone-interacting membrane-bound oxidoreductase complex subunit QmoC — its product is MSNNVRVQPDLKFVKELQAVGGDSLKKCYQCATCSVVCPLSPADSPYPRKEMVWAQWGLKDRLVNDIDIWLCHNCGTCSDLCPRGAKPGDLLAALRNMAYRQMAPLGFIGKLMSNLGGTLILALVPAVLYLFLWSLQAAKFGSAFPLFAADGAHGWVPAADGAVIYGGLFPGDFFIDPIFGAVFAFMAFCFFAGVKKLLAGLKSSPAVYDLTGAEKPGFLAAFIDTLKNEVLQHTQFNDCGEDAADAKRSFGHKMLMYAFIILMFVTGVVATGHWFGAWFLEHIMGLEIGPVKLLSLLGSTPMPQHSVIKVLANLGAIMMVYGLWQLTQRRKSLDPKKQGSSFYDWYLLLVIWAIALTGIGSEIFRLLNIAVLAYPTYFLHLVAVFMLLAYLPWSKLGHLVYRTVALSYAKTIGRIPMGAAK